The Chitinophaga niabensis genomic interval ATGATGGAAAAGATGCCGGACCGCGCCATTGACGTGGGAATTTGCGAACAACATGCCGTAACCCTCTCCGCAGGCCTTGCCACACAGGGAATGACGGTGTTCTGCAATATCTATTCTTCCTTTATGCAAAGGGCATATGACCAGGTGGTACATGATGTGGCCATCCAGAACCTGCCCGTAATACTCTGCCTGGACCGTGCAGGTCTTGTTGGTGACGATGGCGCCACCCATCATGGAGCATATGATATCTCCTACATGCGCTCCATTCCCAATATGATCGTGAGCGCGCCGATGAATGAAGAAGAGTTACGGAACCTGATGTATACCGCTCAGTTGCCTACAAATAGATCACCTTTTGTGATCCGCTATCCGCGTGGAGAAGGTGTAATGGCTGATTGGCGCAAACCTTTCACAGAGATCCGTATCGGTACCGGCCGTAAGATCCAGGATGGCCGTGATGTTGCGATCCTCTCTCTGGGCCACCCCGGTAATTTTGTGACAGAGGCCATGAAAGAACTGATGACGGACGGACTGCAGCCCGCACATTACGATATGCGTTTTGTAAAACCACTGGATACAGCAATGCTGCACGATATCTTCCAGCGTTATGATAAGGTGATCACTGTAGAAGATGGTTGCCTGCAGGGTGGGTTCGGCAGTGCCGTAATTGAATTCATGGTAGATAACGATTACAAAGCTGAAGTAAAACGTTTGGGTATTCCCGACCGTCTTGTAGAGCATGGCAAACCAGTGGAATTGCAAAGGGAATGTGGTTATGATGCTATCGGCATTGCGAACACCGTTCGTGAAATGCTCAAAAGTAAAATTACTGTTCACGCCAGCTGATAAAGGCTCTGCGGCCATCGGAATACCGGTGGCCGTTTTCCATCATGAAGGACCTGTATATACAATTACGTATTACCGCTATTATACCGGAAACCCCGGATACTTTCACTTACCGGTTTGAAGCAGTTGATGGCAAACCTGTTCTTTACCAGGCAGGCCAGTTCCTCACGTTCCTGGTCACACTGCATGGCAGGGAGATCCGCCGTTCCTATTCTTTGAGCTCCACACCCGGCATTGATCCTCATCCCGCTGTAACCATTAAAAGGGTCACGAATGGTGAGGTATCCCGTCATATCATCCGGCATTGGCAGGTTGGCGATATCGTAACTTCCTTATTACCTTCCGGCCGTTTTACCCTGGAAAGTATGCCGGACATCAAACGCGACCTCTTCCTCATAGCTGCCGGCAGTGGTATCACCCCTCTTTTCTCCATTTTGAAACATGCCCTGAAATCGGAGACGGCTGCTCATATCACCCTGATCTATAGTACCCGCAATAGTGCCAATACCATTTTCTATCAGCAGATCCTGGCCTTGCAACAACAGTATCCGGAACGCCTGACCATTTTATGGCTGTTCAGCGATCCTGAAGAGGCAACCGGGATGTTCCGCCGGATGAGTAACAGCCTGCTGGAAATGATAGCCCCCAAACATCTGAAATACGATCCCGAACTGGCACAGTTCTTCCTTTGCGGCCCTGCAGAATATATGCGCATGGTACAGTTCACCCTGGTGTTCCTGGGTTTTAACCCAGCACACATTCATAAGGAGAACTTTGTGGTGAACACAGAAGCAAAAATTGCCCGTATTCAAATACCCCAGGATACCAGTATCAAGCAGGTGTTACTTAACATGAAAGGGAAGGAACAGATATTGGAAGTGCCTGGAAATGAGAGCATACTGCATGCTGCTTTACGGCAGGATGTGCATCTGCCTTATAGTTGCAAGGGAGGTGTTTGTGGCTCCTGCATTGCAAAATGTACCGGAGGTAAGGTATGGATGTCTGTGAATGAAGTACTTACAGATAAAGAACTGGCACAGGGCTTAATCCTCACCTGCACAGGTTACGCACAAAGCGACCAGGTAACATTGGAATGGTAGAAATTGGCCAGTCCGCCAAATTTCCATAAATTGATTTCAAATTAACGCGATGAGCTATACTGCTTTAAAAGCAGCAAGTCTTTATCTCCTCCTTGGATTGGTGTGGATAAGCTGTTATAGCTGGATTTGGCTTTCTCTCGCAGCACGGTTCCCCGTAGTTAACCCCGCTTTGCTCCAGTATTTGTTGCATGCGTTCTTTATTGCCGGCTCGGCCATTTTTATTTACGTGCTCGTTAGAAAGGACTTCAGAAAGAACATTAATCATTCAGAACAGTACCGGCAGTTGTTCTATGAACATCCGGTGCCCATGTGGATCTATGAGTGGAAGACCTTGCGATTCCTGGCAGTGAACAATGCTGCTATTCAGAAATATGGATACAGCCGCGAAGAATTTCGGCGGATGAGCATCCTGGATATCCGCGATCCGTCTACCATTCCACAGATCCTGGAAGATGTAAAAAAAACGATCCAACATGTTGCTTACCGCGGCATCTGGCAGCATAGGAAAAAGAACCGGGAAATATTTGCCGTAGAGATCTATTCACATAGTACAAAGTATAGAGGACGGGATGCACGTATTGTTATGGCAATTGATGTGGATGCCGAAATCAGATCAACTATTATGGCCAAAGACATTGGAACACGGTATGAATTATTGGCCCAGGTGACCCAGGATTATATTTATTACTGGGACATCGCCACCAACCATGTGACACGCAATCACGGGCCGGCTTCCCTGTTTGGATATAAGGAAGAAGATATCCTCAATAACGGAGACTGGTGGAAGGAGAATGTACATCCGGATGATATCGGTAAAGTAATGACTTCCGTTGAACAGGCCATGCGCAATGGCGATATCAACTGGGAGGAGGAATACCGTTTCCGTTGTGCGAATGGCCAGTACAAGTATGTGAATGACCGCGGTTACATTATCTATAATGATCAGAAACAACCGGTACGGATGATCGGTGCGGTACAGGATATTGATGACAACACCCGCCAGAAACATGAGATAGAGCTACTGTCTATGGTAGCCAGTAAAACCATCAATTCCGTATTGATCACTAATGCGGCCGGTGAAATTGAATGGGTGAATGAAGGGTTTGTTGCACAAACGGGATACTCTTTAATAGAATCTCTCGGAAGACGGCCCCGGGAGCTGCTGAGCGGCCCTGCTTCCAATGAAGATACATTGCAGGAGATAGATTTAAAAATGGCCAGCAAAAAACCTTTCTCTGAAGAATATGTGAACTATAAAAAGAATGGGGAAGCTTATTGGGTAAAAATGGATGTTACCCCCATCCTTCAGGAAGACGGGAATGTTTTTAAATTCGTATCTATCCAAACGGATATTACGGAACGCAAAAAGTTTGTGAACCAGCTACAGCATCAAAATGAATTATTGCAGGAAATAGCCCGCATCAATTCACATGATATCAGGAAGCCGGTTGCTTCTATATTGGGCATTGTTTCCGTGATGGACCTGGATAAGAACGAACCTGCCCTCAACAGCCGTTTATTACAGATGTTACAGGAAAGTACAAAAGAGCTGGATGCTATGTTGTTCAAGATCCAGGATAACCTGAAAAAGATAAATGACTAAGCCTATTTGAAAGATTCAAACTGATGGAACTCCCCTTTTAATTCGTTGTGTAGTTTGTGAAAAACCTGCATACGGTCCTGCATGGTATTGAAGTCTTCAATCGGCCTGTCCTGATGGATGAAGGCAGGATTGTTGTTACCCATGCTTTTTGCCGATTGTTTGAGATCGTGACACATTTCGTCTGCAACTTCCAGCTGGCGGATAAACTGGTTTTGGAAGTGCTCGATTCCCGCCATTCTTTCCGGGTTTGCCTGGAGTGGAACTATTTCTTCCAACCTGCTGCGCATGGAACGTATGTTGTTCCTGACTTCATCAACTTCTCCTCTCCAGGTGAGGAGCTGTGCCTGCAGGTCTGATGTCTGTGTTGGTACTTCCATGATATATTGATTTAATTGAAATAAACATATCGATTTCCCTTTCACTTCTAATTTACGACACTTTTCCCTTTCAAAGCACAAACATCCGGGGATTTTATTCACCGGATGTTTGTTGTTTTTATCAGGCAACCATGGGTACATCCATTAACAAAAATGAAGCATCTTCCTGCACACTGATGTCCAGTTTATCATAATCTGAAACTGCTATGGCATCGCGGCTGTCCAGTATTTCATCTCCAACTTTCAGCTTCCCGCTGAGCACTAAAAGATAAGCGCCATTGCCATTTAATTTAGGACTATAAGTAAGGGTTTGACCTTTATCGAACTGCCCGAGAGAGAACCATGCATCCTGGTTGATCAGGAGTGTTTCTTCACTCTCTTCCGGCGCTACCACTACCTGCAGTTTATTATGCCGGTTAGCGGGATCAAATGTTTTCTGATCGTAGCGTGGTTGAATATCTTTTACCTTAGGGAACAACCATATCTGCAGGAATTTAACGGTTTCTGTTTTGGAAGCGTTAAACTCTGAGTGTTGTATACCAGTACCGGCGCTCATGATCTGCACATCATGCTGATTGATGATCTTATGCCTGCCCGTGTTGTCTTTATGTTCTAACGCACCGGATAAAGGAATACTTACTATTTCCATATTATCGTGGGGATGTGCGCCGAAGCCCATGCCGCCTTTTACAGTATCATCGTTCAGCACGCGTAATGCGCCGAAATGAATTCGTTCGGGGTTGTAATAACCTGCAAAGCTGAAGGTGTGATACGACTGCAACCATCCGTGATCTGCGAATCCGCGGGTATTTCCGCGGTGAATAACTGTTTTCATATTTAAATCCTCCTGTTTGTTTTTCTATTGCAAAGATCCTTCAAACAAGCGCTTTTATCAATGGACGAATTCGACAAAAGCATGCACTATTCCTTACAAGAACAAAGGCCGGCAGCATTGCTTTCCGGCCTTTGAAATATTTGTATGCGAGCGTGTTTACACCAGCTTTGCATCCATGGTGATCTTTGTGTTGAGCAGTTTGGAGATAGGGCAATTCTCTTCTGCATCTTTTGCATACTCCGCAAACTTTTCAGCATCCAAACCAGGTACGCTGGCAGTTACTTCCAGGTGGCTGTTTGTGATAGCGCCATTCTCAAAAGTGATGGTAGCTTTTGTATCAATGTTACCGGGAGTTAATCCTGCAGCAGAAATAACAAAGCTCAGTTTCATGGTAAAGCAACCTGCGTGTGCGGCAGCAACCAGTTCTTCAGGGTTAGTACCTGCGCCATCTTCAAAACGGCTGGTGAAAGAATAGGGGGTATTGCTCAATACACCTGTTTGGGTTGAAACTGTTCCTTTTCCTTCTTTACCGGTGCCTTTCCAATTGGCAGATGCGGATCTTTTCATGATTCAAATTTTTTATGGGTGAAATGTGAGTGATAGAGGTCTAAAATTAATGAATTATCGTAAACCCGTTGTTAATAAATAAAACCGGGCGAATTAAATCGCCCGGTTCACCTAAAACCCTAGACATTCATCTGCACTAATTCCACAAAATCTTTCATCAGGCATGCATCTCATCTGCAGTTCTTATCCTCTCACATGCTTCCAGCCTATTTTCCGTTAACCTTCTATGCCGGGTATTGGTCGGTAGTATCTATGATTGGTTTACTTATGCTTGTTTGATCATTTGCACGGCAGCGATCAGGCGCACTTCATCACTCACTACTAATCCGCCGGCTTCTGTAGTAGCCGTCCAGGTTAAACCGAAATCCTTACGGTTGATCTTGCCTGTCAGTTCAAAACCGGCTTTAGTTTGACCATAAGGGTCTACAGTCAGCCCGGTATATTCTACGTTCAGCTCAACAGGGCGGGTATTGCCACGGATCGTCAGATCACCTTTCAGTACAAAGTTTTCAGCATCTTTCTTCTTTACTTCGGTAGAAGCAAAAGTAATTTTAGGGTGGTTCGCCGCATCAAAGAAATCTTCGCTTTTCAGGTGTTCATCACGTTGTGCATTCTTGGTGCTGATGCTGCTTACGTTTGATTCGAAAGTGATCTTTGCATCACTGAAATCCTCTTTATCTCCACTGAGGGTAGCGTCGTACTCTCCGAAGTAACCGGTTACGTTAGTGATCATCAGGTGTTTTACTTTAAATTCTATTTCGCTATGTAAAGCGTCAATTTTCCAGGTTGCCATTTGTTTGCAGTTTTAATTTTTTATGAATGATTAGTGTTTATTGGTCTTAGTTCAGTGAGCCCATTTTGCCGTTGTTGTAATCTTCAACAGCCTGTATGATCTCTTCTTTCGTATTCATTACAAAGGGCCCATATGCGAAGATGGCTTCGTTCAAGGGTTCGCCGTTCAGCACCAGCAGGCTGGTATCTGTGAGTGCTGTGATGGTAATGGTTTCGCCGGCTGTTTCAAATACAGCGATCTCCACTCCCTTTGCATGATGTGTATCATTAAACCGGGCTTCACCTTTCAGGGCAACAATGCCCGTGGTATAACCCTCAGGTAAATGCAGTGTGATGGTTTTACCCTCCTTTAATTGTATATCGAACAAATTCACCGGGCTAAAAGTTTTTGCCGCGCCCTTTTGTCCATTATAATCTCCGGCAATAATGCGCAGGTAACTTCCTTCACCAAGGTCCACTACCGGAATATCTTTCTTCTCGAGGTTCTGGTAACGGGGCGGGTCCATTTTATGTGCTTTGGGAAGGTTCACCCAGAGCTGTACCATTTCAAGGATACCGCCGTTCTTTGTGAATTCCGTTTCATGCTTTTCTTCATGCACCACACCGGAAGCAGCAGTCATCCATTGCACATCTCCTGCCGCAATCTTACCTGCATTTCCACCGGAATCGCGATGTTCCAGCGCGCCCTGATAGGCAATCGTTACTGTTTCAAATCCACGGTGCGGATGTTCTTCCACACCACGGGGTTTGTCAGATGGAGGAAAGTAGTTAGGGGCTGCATAGTCCAGCAGGAAGAAAGGGCTTAACTGCTTTTCGAGGCTGCGATTGCCATTCGGAAAGAGGTTCTGCACTTTAAATCCGTCGCCAACCATATGTGATTGTGCGCCCTGGTAAATACGTGCTACTTTTTTGAAGGTTGTCATTTGTGTGTTCTCCTTTTAAAGACAACACAAAATTACATGTTGCAACATCTAACTGAAATGGATAGAACACTTTAAAAGGTGGACATTTTTACCCCTTCATGTTAAATTATTGATTTACAGGAACTTTTGCCAACTCTTTAAACTCTGAGGGCGACTGGCTGGTGTATTTCTTAAAGAACCGGGAGAAATAGTGGGGATCGTCAAAACCCAGTTTATAGGCGATCTCCTTAGCGGTGAGGTCTGTATTATATAACAGGCGCTGGGCTTCCAGGATCACGCGGTTGCGGATATGCTCTCCGGCTGTGATGCCGGACAGTTGTTTGCTGATCTCATTGAGCAGTACGGGCTTAATATGCAGCAGTGCGGCATAGTCAGATACGTTCTTCAACTGCTGGTATTTTTCCTCTATAAGTGATTTGAAGCTGATGAACAGGGCACTGTTATGTTTAGCGTGGTATTCCGGAATTACGGAAATAGGTTGTGGTGCGTTACGGGAGGCCACTACCAGGAAGTATTGTAACAGGTTCTGGAAGGCCACTTCGTAGTTAGGTTGTTTATTTTCCACTTCCTGCATCATACGCCCAACCATCCATTCCAGTTCTGATTCATCAGATTTGCTGGCGATATGGATCACGGAGCTGAAATGATCGTTTACAAAAAGGCGGTTCCTCACTATGGACATCTTCGACTGATCGCTGGGGCACATGAGGGAATCGTGAAAAGCGATCATATAACCATCCACTTTCTCAGAGAAGTTCATCTGGTGTACCTGGCCAGGGGCCAGGAAAAACAGGGTATTGTCCTTTACCACATGCGTAACAGTATCGATGGTATGTGTAAGCTGCCCGTTTTTGATCCAGTAAATGGTATAAAAGTTATGGCGGTGGGGAGCTTCCTGGTGTTCAAAGAAATTAGGTCCCATACCGCAAAGGGTGGATACACTGAAATCCGCAGCTTCTTCTGCACTTTGTGCATATTCCGGTAGAGAAACGATCTCTATATGTTCTTTCTTTTCTGCCATTTTATTTATTCTTCGAATACTACTGGTTCTCCTTCCGGTCTTTCAGAAGGATCAACATAATCGATGATAAAGTTATTCCGTCCTTCGCCTACCATAATACTGAGGAACCTGGCCTGCACCAGTTCCAGCATACCCAGGAACAGGAAGATCGCATGCACACGGTCCTTACAATGATCGAAGATCTTTTCAAAGGCCATGGTCCTTTCCGTGCGCGCCAGGTCCAGCATATATTCCCGGGAGCCTTCCATGGTATAATCATATTTATATACCACGTGCTGGGGTTTATTGTTGCGTTCCTTGACCCGCTGCATGATCTTTTCAAAGGTTTTGGTGAGTTTGAAAAGCGTAAGGGTCTGTACCTCAGTGCCTTCGCTGGTCACCTCTCCGATAATGGCCAATTCCCGGGCAATATTACCCCGTTTCATCTGCAACATACGGTCTGCCTCTTTCTCCGCCAGTTCTGCCGCTGCCTGTTTGAAACGCTTGTATTCCAGGATCTTATCTACCAGTTCCATCCGTGGGTCAATTTCATTACCTGCTTCGTCCAGCTCTTTGCGGGGGATCAGCATTTTTGCCTTGATCCGCATGAGGGTGGAGATGAAGAGGATGAATTCGCTGGCCAGCTCAATGTTCAGTGTTTCAAGGTGGTGGATATAATCCAGGAAGTCGTTAGTAATACTGGTGATGGGGATATTATAAATATCCAGCTCATCTCTTTCAATAAAGAAAAGCAACAGATCGAACGGCCCCTCGAACTGGGCTAATTTGATCTTGTATATCTCTTGGTCGTTAGCCATAATTAAATAATAAAAACCTGCCGGTAGGCCCGACAGGTTTATCAAAAATAAGGAAAATCCCCTGAATCAGAATTTAGCGGTAAGACCTATGCCCAGCACCTGTTTTATTTGTAGCCGGGGGCCTTTAACACCGGTTTTGGTGTTTTCAAACTCCTTCACATCGTCGTCATAGATCATATCTACGTTCACATTGGCACTGATCCATTTATTCACTTTCAGGGCCAGGGTATTGGTCCAGAATACGTCTATATTCTGCGGATTATGCTTGTAATTGGAAAAAAGCTCCAGTTTTGAACGGAATGTGATGTTCTTCACTATTTCCTTGTTCCAGGTGGCGGCCAGGTAAGCACCGAATTCTCCTTTTACATGTTTCCCGGTATCTACTCCATACGCTCCATGGGCAGATAAGGTATCGTCCATTACTACAACCCAGCGGGCTGTGATGGGAGACATGAATAATGAAAACTCCTTATTGGGCATATAATCAATACCCGGAGATAATACTATATATGCGGGAGCAAAGAATTTAGATGTGAGTTGTTTGGTAGTGTCAGTAGGATACAGGTAACCATTGGCAAACTGGGTACGGAGGTTGAATAAAGCACCCAGGTACCAGCTTTTCCCTATTTCGTACCCATATTTGGAGGTCATATCTATCCGGTCGTCGCTTTTACGGCTGCCAAGGCTGGTAGTGTTCACATAACCGTAAGCGAGGTCAATATTATTATCCCAGGAATGTTTCCCCTTTTTGTAATTCGCGAAACCATTGAGGGTACCCAGGAGGGAAAGTGATAATTTATCACCACCCGCAGCCCAGTTCGTTAAAGATCCCTGGTTGAACATAAGGCCAAAATTGCCTCCTTTCTTCCATAATCTGCCAGTGGTATCTTTCTCTGCATTCTTAATTTTGGCAGCCGCTTCTTCCCTTATCTTCTTCATGCTGTTGTCTTGCGCCTGCACAGTAAAAAAGGTCAGCAGGCATACAGTGACTGCTACATAAAACTTCTTCATTCTCAAATTGGTTATATAGATTAAATAGTGAACGGTTGGCCGTTGCCCGGCCAACCGTCTATCTTAAACAAGGTTGAATTATTTTTGTTTAATGGCATCACGGATCTCCATCAGCAACTTCTCTTCAGTGGTAGGTCCTGCAGGGGCAACGGGGGCTTCTGGTTTTTTCAGACGATTGATGGCCCTTACCAGGAGGAAGATAGCGAAGGCTACTATGATAAATTCTACCGTTGCCTGGAGAAACATGCCGTACTTCACTTCGGCGGTCCCTACTTTAATCATCAGGTCTTTGAAGTCAAAACCACCGATCAGGATTCCTACCAATGGCATAATGATCGCATCTACAAGAGAACCTACAATCTTTCCAAAAGCAGCGCCGATCACAACACCTACTGCGAGATCGATCACATTGCCTTTCATGGCAAAGGCTTTAAATTCACTGAGAAAAGACATACGCTGAAATTTTAGTGTTAAAGAAATAATGAATGGTCTATAATGACCGCTATATTAAGAATTTACGACTTGTTATCCTCATTATTTTTTGGCGCCGGCAATTTAGGAAACTTCATTTTCAATGATTTTAGTGTATCCCTTACCGTTTTAGCAATCACATATTCCTTATACCAGTTCTGATCTGCAGGCACTATGATCCAGGGCACTTTGTTACAATTCTCAAATACATCTTCATATGCTTTCCAGTATGTTTTAAAGAGCTTGGCCTCCGCAAAATCCTTTTCGTTGTACTTCCACATTTTCGTGGGGTCCTGCGTACGTTCTTCCAGCCGTTGTTTTTGTTCTTCCGGTGAAACGTGTAAATAGAATTTCAGGATGTGGGTGTCATTATGCTCCGTCAACAGTTTCTCAAAATCATTGATGGCATCAAATCTTCTTTTGATCGTTTTCTCATCTACCCATTTATGCACGCGTTGTACGAGCACATCTTCGTAATGAGAACGGTTGAATACCTGGATCATTCCCTTAGCCGGCGCATGCTGATGGATCCGCCACAGGAAATCATGGTCCATCTGTTCTTCCGTAGGTGCTTTAAAAGGTTGCACCTGTACACCCATAGGGTTCATCATACCAAACACATTGCGGATCACGCCGTCTTTACCGCTGGCATCCATTCCCTGTAATACAACCAATAAACTATGTTTATGTTCAGCATAGAGGAGATTTTGCAGATCGTCCAGTTCATCCTGGATCCTTCTGAACTGCTCTTTGGTTTGCTCCTTCCCGAACTTCTGTGGGGCCGTAGTGGCTAATGATGACAGTTTTACAGTAGGCATACGCGTAAGATCTTTATTAAATTTAAGCAAATTTATTTAGCATACAGGGATTCGGTATCTTTACGGCCCTATGGACCAACGCTTATTAAACTGGGGGATCTTCCTTCTCTTGTCCCTTACCTGGGGCAGTTCTTTCATACTGATGAAGCTGGGTTTGGAGTCCTTTAACCCTTACCAGGTAGCTAGCCTGAGGCTTATTTCAGGTGGTCTGGCATTACTCCCTTTTTTCCTGAAAGCGATACGTGAAGTACCTAAAAGTAAACTTCCCCTGATCATTGTTTCCGGCCTGCTGGGTAATGGTATCCCCGCTTACCTGTTCTGCATTGCGGAAACCAGGATAGACAGTTCGCTCGCAGGTATGCTTAATTCTTTCACGCCGGTATTTGCTTTATTCTTTGGGCTGGTGATCTTTCGCGCCCCTGTAGCTAAAAGGCAACTGATAGGCCTCGCGATAGGTTTCGTTGGCGTGATCTGCTTGTTCCTTGCCAAAGGGATCAATACAAATGAGTACTGGTACTATGGCTTTTTTGTAGTGCTGGCTACGGCCTGTTACGGGTTGAACATTACCATTGTACATCATTACCTGAAGGGTCATGCTTCTATGCACCTGGTAGCCATCTCTCTT includes:
- a CDS encoding DUF3078 domain-containing protein → MKKFYVAVTVCLLTFFTVQAQDNSMKKIREEAAAKIKNAEKDTTGRLWKKGGNFGLMFNQGSLTNWAAGGDKLSLSLLGTLNGFANYKKGKHSWDNNIDLAYGYVNTTSLGSRKSDDRIDMTSKYGYEIGKSWYLGALFNLRTQFANGYLYPTDTTKQLTSKFFAPAYIVLSPGIDYMPNKEFSLFMSPITARWVVVMDDTLSAHGAYGVDTGKHVKGEFGAYLAATWNKEIVKNITFRSKLELFSNYKHNPQNIDVFWTNTLALKVNKWISANVNVDMIYDDDVKEFENTKTGVKGPRLQIKQVLGIGLTAKF
- a CDS encoding YceI family protein, whose product is MATWKIDALHSEIEFKVKHLMITNVTGYFGEYDATLSGDKEDFSDAKITFESNVSSISTKNAQRDEHLKSEDFFDAANHPKITFASTEVKKKDAENFVLKGDLTIRGNTRPVELNVEYTGLTVDPYGQTKAGFELTGKINRKDFGLTWTATTEAGGLVVSDEVRLIAAVQMIKQA
- a CDS encoding PAS domain-containing protein; protein product: MSYTALKAASLYLLLGLVWISCYSWIWLSLAARFPVVNPALLQYLLHAFFIAGSAIFIYVLVRKDFRKNINHSEQYRQLFYEHPVPMWIYEWKTLRFLAVNNAAIQKYGYSREEFRRMSILDIRDPSTIPQILEDVKKTIQHVAYRGIWQHRKKNREIFAVEIYSHSTKYRGRDARIVMAIDVDAEIRSTIMAKDIGTRYELLAQVTQDYIYYWDIATNHVTRNHGPASLFGYKEEDILNNGDWWKENVHPDDIGKVMTSVEQAMRNGDINWEEEYRFRCANGQYKYVNDRGYIIYNDQKQPVRMIGAVQDIDDNTRQKHEIELLSMVASKTINSVLITNAAGEIEWVNEGFVAQTGYSLIESLGRRPRELLSGPASNEDTLQEIDLKMASKKPFSEEYVNYKKNGEAYWVKMDVTPILQEDGNVFKFVSIQTDITERKKFVNQLQHQNELLQEIARINSHDIRKPVASILGIVSVMDLDKNEPALNSRLLQMLQESTKELDAMLFKIQDNLKKIND
- the mscL gene encoding large-conductance mechanosensitive channel protein MscL, translating into MSFLSEFKAFAMKGNVIDLAVGVVIGAAFGKIVGSLVDAIIMPLVGILIGGFDFKDLMIKVGTAEVKYGMFLQATVEFIIVAFAIFLLVRAINRLKKPEAPVAPAGPTTEEKLLMEIRDAIKQK
- a CDS encoding helix-turn-helix domain-containing protein, whose protein sequence is MAEKKEHIEIVSLPEYAQSAEEAADFSVSTLCGMGPNFFEHQEAPHRHNFYTIYWIKNGQLTHTIDTVTHVVKDNTLFFLAPGQVHQMNFSEKVDGYMIAFHDSLMCPSDQSKMSIVRNRLFVNDHFSSVIHIASKSDESELEWMVGRMMQEVENKQPNYEVAFQNLLQYFLVVASRNAPQPISVIPEYHAKHNSALFISFKSLIEEKYQQLKNVSDYAALLHIKPVLLNEISKQLSGITAGEHIRNRVILEAQRLLYNTDLTAKEIAYKLGFDDPHYFSRFFKKYTSQSPSEFKELAKVPVNQ
- a CDS encoding DMT family transporter, whose product is MDQRLLNWGIFLLLSLTWGSSFILMKLGLESFNPYQVASLRLISGGLALLPFFLKAIREVPKSKLPLIIVSGLLGNGIPAYLFCIAETRIDSSLAGMLNSFTPVFALFFGLVIFRAPVAKRQLIGLAIGFVGVICLFLAKGINTNEYWYYGFFVVLATACYGLNITIVHHYLKGHASMHLVAISLFFMAVFALPILLSGNFFSLFQGDDKPWMSLGASVLLGVMGTGIASILFYQLIRSAGTIFASMVTYGLPIVAIGWGLLAGEVINMLQVLCLFGIMGGVYLVNRK
- a CDS encoding ferredoxin--NADP reductase, producing the protein MKDLYIQLRITAIIPETPDTFTYRFEAVDGKPVLYQAGQFLTFLVTLHGREIRRSYSLSSTPGIDPHPAVTIKRVTNGEVSRHIIRHWQVGDIVTSLLPSGRFTLESMPDIKRDLFLIAAGSGITPLFSILKHALKSETAAHITLIYSTRNSANTIFYQQILALQQQYPERLTILWLFSDPEEATGMFRRMSNSLLEMIAPKHLKYDPELAQFFLCGPAEYMRMVQFTLVFLGFNPAHIHKENFVVNTEAKIARIQIPQDTSIKQVLLNMKGKEQILEVPGNESILHAALRQDVHLPYSCKGGVCGSCIAKCTGGKVWMSVNEVLTDKELAQGLILTCTGYAQSDQVTLEW
- a CDS encoding pirin family protein, producing the protein MTTFKKVARIYQGAQSHMVGDGFKVQNLFPNGNRSLEKQLSPFFLLDYAAPNYFPPSDKPRGVEEHPHRGFETVTIAYQGALEHRDSGGNAGKIAAGDVQWMTAASGVVHEEKHETEFTKNGGILEMVQLWVNLPKAHKMDPPRYQNLEKKDIPVVDLGEGSYLRIIAGDYNGQKGAAKTFSPVNLFDIQLKEGKTITLHLPEGYTTGIVALKGEARFNDTHHAKGVEIAVFETAGETITITALTDTSLLVLNGEPLNEAIFAYGPFVMNTKEEIIQAVEDYNNGKMGSLN
- a CDS encoding segregation and condensation protein A — encoded protein: MANDQEIYKIKLAQFEGPFDLLLFFIERDELDIYNIPITSITNDFLDYIHHLETLNIELASEFILFISTLMRIKAKMLIPRKELDEAGNEIDPRMELVDKILEYKRFKQAAAELAEKEADRMLQMKRGNIARELAIIGEVTSEGTEVQTLTLFKLTKTFEKIMQRVKERNNKPQHVVYKYDYTMEGSREYMLDLARTERTMAFEKIFDHCKDRVHAIFLFLGMLELVQARFLSIMVGEGRNNFIIDYVDPSERPEGEPVVFEE
- a CDS encoding OsmC family protein, which translates into the protein MKRSASANWKGTGKEGKGTVSTQTGVLSNTPYSFTSRFEDGAGTNPEELVAAAHAGCFTMKLSFVISAAGLTPGNIDTKATITFENGAITNSHLEVTASVPGLDAEKFAEYAKDAEENCPISKLLNTKITMDAKLV
- a CDS encoding PPK2 family polyphosphate kinase; protein product: MPTVKLSSLATTAPQKFGKEQTKEQFRRIQDELDDLQNLLYAEHKHSLLVVLQGMDASGKDGVIRNVFGMMNPMGVQVQPFKAPTEEQMDHDFLWRIHQHAPAKGMIQVFNRSHYEDVLVQRVHKWVDEKTIKRRFDAINDFEKLLTEHNDTHILKFYLHVSPEEQKQRLEERTQDPTKMWKYNEKDFAEAKLFKTYWKAYEDVFENCNKVPWIIVPADQNWYKEYVIAKTVRDTLKSLKMKFPKLPAPKNNEDNKS
- a CDS encoding pirin family protein; this translates as MKTVIHRGNTRGFADHGWLQSYHTFSFAGYYNPERIHFGALRVLNDDTVKGGMGFGAHPHDNMEIVSIPLSGALEHKDNTGRHKIINQHDVQIMSAGTGIQHSEFNASKTETVKFLQIWLFPKVKDIQPRYDQKTFDPANRHNKLQVVVAPEESEETLLINQDAWFSLGQFDKGQTLTYSPKLNGNGAYLLVLSGKLKVGDEILDSRDAIAVSDYDKLDISVQEDASFLLMDVPMVA